The genomic region cagcctcatgggtaggtggtactacaggtgtgtgtcacactctgttgcccaggttggagtgcagtggcacgatttcggctcattgcaacctccgccccccaggttcaagcaattctcgtgcctcagcctcctgagtagctgggattacaggcgcgtgacaccatgcccagctaatttttggtatttttagtagagacggggtttcgccatgttgcccaggctagtcacgaattcctgagctcagacaatctgcctgccttggcttcccaaagtgctaggattacaggcaggagccactgtgcctggccaacagtgacaattttcttaatccactcacACACTGTGTATGTACCATTTTCGTCTGTAAGCTCAAAGCCCTGTGTTTTCCTTCACATTTCCCTTGGCCTAGCACATGTTAAGAAGCCACAAATATGAGCAGTAAATTAACGAATGAATAAATTTGTATTTGCTCTGACACATATAGTAGATTTGCCAAGTGCAAAGTTCTGAGGCCTGCACCTTGAGCCCTTTAGAGGAAATGACCTATGGAAACAGATTACAGGCAGGAAAAATAGCAATAGTAATACGTCATTTACTCGGTGTAGCGGGGATGAATTATGGTCCTCCCAAATATATGTTTTCATCCTAacccctagaacctgtgaatgtgaccttcttTGAAAAAAAGCGTCTTTgtagacatgatttcatttaagAATCTTTAAATTAAGGATCCTTAAATTACAGATCTCTGGTTGAGATCAATGGGATAACCCCAGTGTATTCTAAATCCAATGACACGTGTCCTTATAAGAAacagaaggccaggcacggtggctcacacttgtaatcctagctctttgggaggctgagacaggaggattgcttgagtccaggagttcaagagcagcctgggcaacacagtgagtgagaccccatctctacaaaaaataaaaaattagctgggtgtggtggtgcacaccgtAGTCACAGCTATTcaaggaggctaaggcaggaggatcatttgagcccaggaggtgaggtCAAGGATGTGGAGAGCCATGATcacccactgtactccagcccagcctgggtgacagaatgagaacctgtttcaaaaaaagaaaagaaaagaaacagaaaaggagaagGCCATGCAAGATGTAGGCAGAGATGGGAGTCAgacagccacaagccaaggggcACCTGGAGCCACCGGAAGCTGTAAGAGGCAAGGAGGGGTTCTCCCCTGGGGCCTCAaaagggagcacagccctgcagACACCCTTTCAGATTCCTGCTTTTGAGAACTCTGAGAGAATACACTTCTGTTGCTTAAATCACCTGGTTTGTGGTATTTTATGACAGTAGCCTCAAGGTACATTGAGCGTGTTTGTATGACCCTCGAGCTGagattagtttttatatttttttagagttagggtctcgttctgtcgtccaggctggaatgcagtggcatgatcatagttcacagctcacagcagcctcgacatcttagactcaaatgatcctcctgtcttagcttcctgagtagctgggactacaggtgtgcaccaacacacccagctagttttttttgttttgttttgtttttttctagagacagggtctcactgtattgcctaggctggtcttgaactcctgggctcaagcaatcctcctgccttggcctcccaaagtgctgggattacaggcatgaaccgttCTGCCCAgcaggtttttatatttttaaacggttgaaaaaaatcaaaagaagtgtATTTCATGGCACACGAAAATCttacaaaattcaaatttcagcatCCATAAATAAATTTGATGGGAACAGCCCTATCCACTCATTGACAGATCATCTCTAGCTGCTGTAGTGGGTTGATCGTGTCTCCCTAAAAGGTAAGTTCAAATCCTAACTTCTGGACATGTGCAGGTGACCTTATTTGGGTCTTTGTAGAGGTCATCAAGTTAAgatggattagggtgggccctaaattcaATGAATAGTGTCCTTATATGAGAAAGGAGGGGAAGATTTGGATACAAAGACCTAGAAATATGCACAGGGAAGAAGGCCAAATAAAGACAGAGGTAGCCGGGtccagtggcttactcctgtaattccagcactttgggaggccgaggcgggtggatcacctgaggtcgtgagttcaagactggcctgactaacctggagaaaccccatctctactaaaaatacaacattagctgggcgtggtggcacatggctgtaatcccagctatcgggaggctgaggcaggagaatcgcttgaacttgggaggcggagcttgcggtgagccgagatcatgccattgcactccagcctgggcaacatgagcaaaactacgtctcaaaaaaaaaaaaaaaaaaaaaaaaaagacaaaggtagAGGAATGCAGCTATTAGTAACAAAAGtcatggcaaaaactgcaattatttttgcaccagcctaatgcAAGCCGAAGTTTGCCAAGCAACAGCCCCAAACCCAGCTATTTGGGGCTACAGCAGTGGACCTGAGTAGTTATAGTAGAGATTTTATGACAcccaagcctaaaatatttactctgtggCCCTTTACAAAAAGTGTgagccaggccaggcacggtggctcatgcctgtaatcccagcactttgggaagccaaggcaggaggatctcttgaggccaggagttcaagaccagcctgggcaacatagtgagaccccatgtctacaaaaaatttaaaaattagctaggtgtggtggtgtatgcctgcaattccagctacttggaaggctgaggcaggaggatcccttgagcccagaagctcaaggctgcagtgagctgtgatcgtgctactgtgctccaggctaggcaacagagcaagacctatttctttaaaaaaaaaaaaaaatagtgtttgctAACTCTGACCTAGAGCATTGCCATTATTTGTATAGTTGGAGATAGCATACCACTATATCTGCCAGGGGAAAAATAAACCACTCTGTTGGTAGCACTCCATTTTATAGATCGGGAGATAGAAGCAAAGATAGGTTAAGAGAGTTATCCAAAAGAGGTGGCCAGCTGTCATCTCTGCATGTCAAAACATCTCATCCATCTTTTTCCAGCCGCAGCAACATGACTTTCCTTGGGGGAGAGACACCCCTTCCCACAGTTCCCACAATTTGAACAGGGCTGACTCCACCTCTTGGTTCCAGGGTTGGGTACCCAgctgtattagtcagctcaggctgcctctacaaataccatagattgggtggctccaacaacagaaatttattttctcatagctcTGGAGGTTAGAAACTCCAAAATCAAGGTCTGGTAGCATTCCAGGCTTGCAGATGGTCTTTCTTTGGTCCAACCACATGGAGAGAgagccctctctctttcttcctcttataAGGTCACCAATCCTATCAGATTAGGACCCTATCTttctgacctcatttaacctaAATTACTGCCGaaaagccctatctccaaatacagtcacattggccGTTAAGGTTTCAACATAGATTTGGATTGGAGTTGGTGGGGGCACTACCTGGGCAATGCTAATCAGTGCATTCCCTTGCTTGGTGACTTTAGCATATGACCCAAAACTATCCCAAGTCATGGCATTTACCACAACTTTGAGAAAAGCAAGCctctctggccaggcgcggtggctcacgcctgtaatcccagcactttgggaggctgaagtgggcagatcacctgaggtcaggagttcaagaccagcctggacaacatggtgaaaccccatctctactaaaaatacaaaaattagccaggcgtggtggcgcgtgcctgtaatcccagctactcaggaggctgaggcatgagaatcacttgaacccaggaggtggaggttgcagtgagctgagatcgtgccactgcactccagcctgggcaacagagtgagactctgtctttaaaacaaacaaataacaaacaaacaaacaaaaacaggaaaggctctcttttcttctgcactGAAGACAATGTGAGACTAGAGCAGCCAAGGGCATATGGAGGACCTGTGGGGAGGACAGCCCACTTAAAAAGCAGAGAGctaagaagtgaagggagaacaGGTCTGCATAGCATTGAGGCACCTAGATCCAGCTGTACCTGAAATCCCCTCATGGGTCTCAGTTAACATGATacaataatgtgtgtgtgtgtgtgtgtgtgtgtgtgtgtgtgtctatgcgtGCGTGCACTTAAGCCAGTTGGAGCtgtgtttctgtcacttgcaaacCTAAGAATCTTGACTGGTAGATGATGATCTCATAGCTAATATTAGTAGATGGGATCTGAAGGCAGATCTGCTTAGCTCTCAGGGGCCCAATTTAGGATTTATTGGGAATAACCCAGGAGCCATCTTTTGAGTCCTGGTTCCCAGGTGGCAGCTGGGTTCTAAcatgttttaatatattcaccCTTGCTCTCTTTAAAGGTCAGTGCCAGCAAAGGTGTAATGAgtgtgaaaaaagaaagacaattatTTAAATAGATCAGATTATTTCAGGAAGTGCTCCCTGTGATGAAACAAAACAAGCTTCCTAGGACTGAGGTTCCAATGTAGACCCAGACAAAGGACCCCCAAAATTCCCAGCAGATGAGGAAGAGACCTTCCTTCCCTGGGCCCCCTCCTGGGAGTTCCGCCCCTTGGTTTCTGCCCAGCTCTACAAAGGCTGTGTAATcttgtgggggaggggggaaggggggcAGCTGAACCTGCCTGAGCTGAACCTGTTTGTGCCCCTTTCCTCCactgggaaaataattttattttaatttcatttcattttattttttcagagacaagagtcttgctctgtcactcaggctggagtgcaatgatgctatcatagctcactgcagcctcgaattcctggcctcactcaagcgatcttctcgccgcctcggcttcccaaagtgctgggattacagaggtgaacCAGCATGTTCCGATGAAGTCTCAGGCCAAATGTCAACCCTGTCATCCTCTGGTTTCCACAGGGTAGCCAGCACCTTCTCACTCCCTCGGgcacttttgtttattttagagcgTTTTCTCGCTGTGGAATCcttccccccacttttttttttttgagacggagtctcactctgtcacccaggctggaatacagtggcgcgatctcggctcactgcagcctccgcctcccggattcaagcgattctcctgcctgaacctcccgaacagctgggattacaggcgcgtgccactacgcctggctaatttttgtatttttagtagagatggggggcggggggggggtctcaccatgttggccaggctagtctcgaactactgaccttaaatgatccgcccacttcggcctctcaaagtgctgggattacaggcgtgagacactgcgcccagccccttccTTTTTTGATTCCCATTTTTACAAGGCTGTAAGCTTCACGAAGGACAGAAACCTCGTCCATCTTGTCAACTATGATTTCCCCAGCACTGTGGCTCcgacctggcacatggtaggtgctcgtTGAATACTGGTTTGAACAGACGACTGCGGCAGACGGCAAGGGCCACTCCTGTGCCAGGGCCTGCCACGCCACCGCAGCTTGtgcggtgggggtggggaggactgGACAGTCTGGCTGTGCgcccttttctccttttcaacGTGCCAGTATAACTTCAAGGGAGCGCAACTTCAGAGGCTCCCTGGACGAAGCCACCGCCCCGGAATCAGGGCCTTCCCAATTCTGCCTTCGGGGAGGGAGGATGGGGGTGGGCCGCGGGAGGCCAGTTCCAAGAGCGTCCTGAAGTCCCTCCCGCCGCCCCGCGTCGCTTTAAGGCGGAGGCCCGGGAGGGGGCCGACCCGGCTCGCCAGCTCCACGCTCGGCTCCAGACTCCGGCATTTCCTCCCCGCTAGCTGGCGCGGCCTCGCCTCCCCCTCGGAAGAGGAAACTCCCGGGGTCCGAGTAACAGGGTCAGGCGCGGAGAGGAGCGGCGGGAGAGCCAGGAGGGCCGCCCAGGGTAGGAGGCGAGCCAGGCCGGGCCAGAAGCTGGCCGACGGCGGCGCGCGGGGGCGCCGGGCGGGGAGGGCCGCTGGGCCGGACTCAGCGCGCAGCCGGGGCAGGGCGCGGCCCGGGGCCCGAGAGCGCAGGGCGGGCCGCAGCTGGAAGGAACACTTGAGCTGGGAGAGGAGGCCGAGCTGGAGGGCGGCCTCCCTCGGGCCTGCGTTCGGGAAGCCGCCGCGGAGGAGGAGACGGGGACAGCGGGGCTGCCCGGGCGCTGTGCGCATGCTGGGCTGGGGTCGCCGCCGGGGCTTGCCCCCTGGGCTGCTCGGCCACCGCCGCCCCGGGCGCCCGGCATGTCGGTGCACTACACCCTCAATCTACGCGTCTTCTGGCCCCTGGTGACCGGCCTGTGCACCGCCCTGGTGTGCCTCTACCATGTCCTGCGGGGAAGCGGGGGCGCCCGGGCCGAGCCCGCCGACGGCGTGGATGGCGGCTTCCCGTTGCTCAAGGTGGCCGTCCTGCTCCTCCTCAGCTATGTCCTCCTGCGCTGTCGCCACGCTGTCCGGCAGCGCTTCCTGCCCGGGTCTCCCCGTCTGGAGGGTCACGCCGCCTTCTCCTCGAGACACTTCCGAGAGCCGGGCCTCAGCATCCTGCTGGAGAGTTACTACGAGCATGAGGTGCGCCTGTCTCCGCACGTGTTGGGCCACAGCAAGGCGCACGTGAGCCGGATCGTGGGCGAGCTGGTGCGGGCTGGCCGCGCCCGGGGGTCCCCCGGTCTCATTCCTGGGGGAGCGCTGGCCTTGGCCTTCCGCGGAGACTTCATCCAGGTGGGCAGCGCCTACGAGCAACATAAAATCCGCCGACCCGACAGCTTCGACGTGCTGGTGCCACTGCGCCTCCCGCCGCTTGTGGCGCTGGAGCCACGGAGCCTGGGCGAGGAGCCAGCGCTGGCCCCGGCCTTCCGCGGCTGCTTCTTGTGCGCCCTCAAGGCACCACCCTCACCATCGGGGGCCTCGGGGGGCCACTGGCTTCGGGACTGCAAACCCTTTGCTGATGCCTTCTGCGTGGATGTGCGCGGGCGGCGTCACCTCTCTGCTACTCTGGTGCTGCGCTGGTTCCAGTCGCATCTGCAGCGCTCCTTGGCCACTGTGCGTTACAGCCTGGAGGGGCGCTGTCGGGTCACCTTGACCCCAGGTGGCCTGGAACAGCCCCCCACCTTACACATCTTGCCCTGCCGCACTGACTACGGCTGCTGCCGCCTTTCCATGGCTGTGCGTCTCATCCCCGCTGTCCATCtgggagatggggtcttcctTGTGGCGCCACCACCGCCACCCTTGCCCAGCGCGCCCCTGTTGGAGCTCCCTGAGGGCCTGCGTGCGGAGGCACTGTGGGGTGTGAACACAGCACGCCAGGAGCAGAAGCTGCTGAGTTGGCTGCAGGAacgggcagctccaggtgcctgCTACCTCAAGTGCCTGCAGTTGCTTAAGGCTCTGCGCGATCTGGGGGCCCGTGGGCTGGACTCAGCGGCCGCCACCCAGTGGGGACGCATCCTATCCTCATATGTGCTCAAGACAGTGCTGCTGGCAGTGCTGCTGCGCAAGGGGGCCCCTGGGCAAGGCTGGGACGAGGAGCACCTGGGAAGGTGTTTGGAGGAGTTGGTGCAGTTCCTTAGGGACTGCCTGCTGCGACGCCATACGCTCTTCCACTGCGTCCTGGGCCCTGGTGGGGCGGCTGCCGAGGTGGGTCCCCTGCCCAAGGCACTGAGGGAAGCCGCCCCAGTTGACCTCCTGGCCGCTTTCGACGGGCACGCCCGGGAACTTGCAGCAGCGCGGTTGCTGTCCACGTGGCAAAGGCTGCCCCAGCTTCTCCGGGCCTACGGGGGTCCCCGCTACCTTGCCAGGTGCCCCCCACCCCGGAGTCAGCGCACCCAGGGCTTCCTTGAAGGTGAACCGTAAACCCTGACAGCACCCCCACCTGACCAAATGCTCCTAAAGCCTTTCCcactgggtgggggtgggaatggCGGTGAAGCCAGTTAAATGCAAGATTGCAGAAGGCATTGGAAAATTTGGTGGCTGCCACAAGCTTTAGTGGCTTAAATATCACCTTCTCGCTTCACAGTCCAGTATAATATGACATCTTCACACCCACTAGAGTGTCCTGGGCAAACCATGGGAAGACATCCAACAGGAGCCGCAAGAATTGGTTCAAATATTGTTCTGTGTAGACGGATTCTGTAGAAGGATGTGGCTTTTAGAGAAGTCCAGTAGAAGAAGCAAGAACTAGCTGCAGGGAAAGTTCCTTCTGTCGGTTTTTAGACACAGATCTCTCtgcccaaattaaaaaaaaaaacaaaacactaaagtTTTTGACACAATTACTTGCTAGGTACTGGGTTCCTgattgtctttaaaaagaaaaatctgaatctTTATTTGCAACTGGAATTGAAGTTCTATTTTAGGGGCTAATGTTCAGAGGAACATAATTTCCACTGTTCAaattaatattaatgtatttttaaaatggtgcaatcacaggtgTTTGACAAGATTGTCAAAAAGTTAAGTCACATAGATGGAAAGGCAGTCGAGAGTTGGTTAGAGAAACTTCCAGAGAAAATAGCACTTTATATTGATCAATTCACTCATTTTGTGGTAATTGCTAGCACCAAGCATTGCATCTGAAAGGGAAGCcagttatatttattattaaatgtacAACCTTGAAAAGCGGCCAGCATGCTTGCCTAACTAACATCGCCGCAGGCCACAAGCTGGGATATGTACCTGTCCGTCAACATCCATTCATTAAACTACCTACTACCAGCCAGAGATGGCTGGAACCAAAGTAGCAACCAAATACATATTCAAGACAACACTGGTGAAGGCATAAAACATGTTGGCTTTGGAGAAAGATGTGTTTTAGGCTTTGCCTGTAAAGGTGTTTCTCCAAGGCTGGCTGCTGGCTGGAGAcagaaaacttttttgttttaaggtTTTTAGCAAACTCCTTCACAAAGAGATTTCTTTCTGAGCTTAATGAGCTAATGAAGAGGAAATGCCTGCTGCTTAGCATGTGGTTTGTGCTGGGTCTCTAACCATTGATGGTTCTTCCTTGTCCAGGCAGTCTTACGTGGTCCAAGAGACCTGTTGATTCAGCACAGGTCTTGCAAAACATTTCACTTATAGTTCAGTATCTTGGGCTCTGTGCTTGAAGATCAGTTACTCCCTGGTCGTGGGCAGAGGAGACAAATTAGGAAAAGAGCAAGGGAGACAGCCCTTGATGGCAgtctgtctcttttctctttagGTGTCAGTATCACCAGGTTGGGTGTATTTTGCAGCCGGGAGGAGCCGGTCCTGGAATTCTTCCTTGTTCTCCCAAATTTATAACAGTCCTCAATTGCAGTTTAAGTTCAGCATGGCCCCTCATCTGCTTGCCTGATTGGAAATGCAGCCAGTCCAAGTGTTACaaattgggatttttttgttttctaaataaaaacatgtaCCTCCTCAGACTCTTAAAGCTAAAATTTGGAAGACAGAAATGGCTATGTGAATAGAATCATTGTTGAAGTTCTGAGCTCTTTTGAGGGAACTCTATAAGCCTTCTTTCTTTAGGGGATCCACTTGCCCGCTGTGGGAAATCACAGTGAGTGATTTAAGGGAATCCTTCTCCTCCAAGCTGCATTGGCTTCTTATATCCTTTGCGACCTTGGGCTGAAAGAGAAACAGCTGCAAATGTTGTGCTGTCTCTTTGAGGTTGTCTTGGGGACAGTTCCCCGCAAAGGTCATTCCTAGCTTTTGAGGTCAATGTTGGGTCATAAGGTACTGCACTGTGCAAAGAAGTCAGTCTGCTAACTTTATGCAAAGATAGAAACTGCacggtattttttaaaattagtttttaaaataaatgccaagagtagatcttatatatatatatatgtatacatattttatatatatatatatatttccatactcAACCACAACTTCCTCTGTACTCATTGTTTACTACAGTGGGGGACATCAAGGGTTGGAAGGATTATAAAGctttaaggctgggcgtggtggctcacgcctgtaatcccagcactttgggaggctgaggtgggcggatcacctgaggtcaggagttcaagaccagcctagccaacatagtgaaactccgtctctactaaaaaatacaaaaattagctgggcgtggtggcgggcgcctataatcccagatactcgggaggctaaggcaggagaatcacttgaacccgggaggtgaaggttgcagagagccaagatcacaccactgcactccagcctgggtgaccgagcgagactccgtctcaaaaaaaaaaaaaaaaaaaaagctttaaaaagctgaattttagaaatatttctagCAGTGTCAGTGAGTTCCTCTTTTAATAGTGTTTTAAAGTATAAATCTGGTAACATACTGTTCTTGTagttttttgttagttttgtttttcaggtTAATTACCCAAAGCCTCATCCATCCtcaaggtttttaaattttatttttttaaaataaattgtgcattgtatttgtgaatttttaaaatattactgttttATTTAAATGCCATGCTGAGCAATTGTTCTCTGTACATGGTAACCAAAACTTAGAGATTTCGATCAATTTTGATCAATGTTTAGTAAACCAAAACATGTACTGTGTACAACGGAAATAATATGGCatattagtcaggcatgatggtggcCCAAGACAGTTAAATTAAGCTCAATTCTGTGTTTTATTAGGGCTCTGTTATGTCCTTCATCTGAAATGTACACATTTTTGGTGTATGCTTGGTACTGGAGAttcatatatgcaaatattctcatGCAAGAAGTTCCACAgtaacaacagcaaaaagaaaaaattagttgtCCAGCCAGTGCTGGAGGAAAATGTTTCTGGGGAAGATGACTCAGTCATTTTGTGGTGAGACACCCTTTGGTAACTCCCACTGGCCAGTCTTGGGAGCCTTCCTGGAATGATCGTGGGCTGAGCGGAGATGTTTTTTGCAAAATGAAACTGAAGCTGAAAGAAAGCAGAATTCGAGTGAACCAAGAGAAATCCAAAGACCTGGGGAAGGAGGACTTAAGATGAAAGTGAAgcaagagagggaaggggaaatgaAGTGAAAATGGCGTGAAGGTGTGAGAGAGGTTTGGGTTAGGAAACATGTTTTTAGTGCTATTTCCAACCAGGGGTCGCAAACTCAGCAGCCTGTAGAAAcgggtgggaggtggggtgggaagcTGTGCCCACCTTTAAAGAGGGGGCCATTGCTCAGCCATGCAGAAAAAAATGGGGCAACAAGCTggaaatcaggtttttttttttttaaagtgaaacttGATGATTTTTAAACAAGTAGTTAAAAAAATGTCCAAAACACCATGTGGGCCAAACATTTGTTTGAGCCTGGGGGCCACCAGTTTGCGACCACTGCCTTACATAGTTAACACCCTGAGTATGTATACagtcatattttttgttttggataTGGTAGTGTTATATATACTTGGGGGCGTGATATTTGAAGTCATCTTTATCTCTCAGAGTTAAGCTTtattgtagaagaaaaaaaaaaagttaacacagCCATAGATAACACTTAACTCACAGTTCCCAGGAGGACACTTGATCTCGAAGCTGCTCTTTTTGAGTCAGATCCTACATCAAACCACTTAGGGCCAGTTTTTGGCATTTCCTTCCTGGTGATTTGGGGTAAACTTCTTTGCTCTGTCGGAGTTTGCAGATGAGTAATCAGGAAGGATTGCAGAATAacttgtttctttgtattttattcttacatttaaattaattttgggGGGTTAGTGGTATCCTAGCTCGTGCCTTTACAGGGATGATTGGTGGCTAGATTTGGGGTGCAAGCTTCTTAGGCTCATACCATTTCAACTACCAAGaacacaggtttttgtttttgttttttgagacagggtctcggtctgttgcccaggctggagtgcagtggcaagattgcagctcattgcagccttgacctcctgggctcaagcgatcctcctgcctcggcctcccaactagctgggaccacaggtatgtgccactacacccagcgaatttttaaattatttgtagagtcagggtctccctatgttgcccaggctgatcttgaactactggactcaagccatcctcccacctcggcctcccaaagtgttgggattataggcgcgagccaccacacctggcctaaaagcGTGGTT from Pan troglodytes isolate AG18354 chromosome 18, NHGRI_mPanTro3-v2.0_pri, whole genome shotgun sequence harbors:
- the ITPRIPL2 gene encoding inositol 1,4,5-trisphosphate receptor-interacting protein-like 2, whose protein sequence is MSVHYTLNLRVFWPLVTGLCTALVCLYHVLRGSGGARAEPADGVDGGFPLLKVAVLLLLSYVLLRCRHAVRQRFLPGSPRLEGHAAFSSRHFREPGLSILLESYYEHEVRLSPHVLGHSKAHVSRIVGELVRAGRARGSPGLIPGGALALAFRGDFIQVGSAYEQHKIRRPDSFDVLVPLRLPPLVALEPRSLGEEPALAPAFRGCFLCALKAPPSPSGASGGHWLRDCKPFADAFCVDVRGRRHLSATLVLRWFQSHLQRSLATVRYSLEGRCRVTLTPGGLEQPPTLHILPCRTDYGCCRLSMAVRLIPAVHLGDGVFLVAPPPPPLPSAPLLELPEGLRAEALWGVNTARQEQKLLSWLQERAAPGACYLKCLQLLKALRDLGARGLDSAAATQWGRILSSYVLKTVLLAVLLRKGAPGQGWDEEHLGRCLEELVQFLRDCLLRRHTLFHCVLGPGGAAAEVGPLPKALREAAPVDLLAAFDGHARELAAARLLSTWQRLPQLLRAYGGPRYLARCPPPRSQRTQGFLEGEP